A DNA window from Helianthus annuus cultivar XRQ/B chromosome 15, HanXRQr2.0-SUNRISE, whole genome shotgun sequence contains the following coding sequences:
- the LOC110913989 gene encoding uncharacterized protein LOC110913989 yields MSRLVPYLVTPEPKYIARFIGGLAPEIKGNVKASRPTTYRSVVDLSLSLTLDAIRNKSVKTSDKGKRKREEESSHHSDKKKKGNSEHKKGTEFKKNSSQSDNMPKCRNCRKRHSGKCTMDPHAKLCGIRKTKGHKMLECKDLKNKTCYSCNEKGHIETNCPKFAKKPEEAKKTNARVFQMNAQEAVQNDNVITGTFLINDVYARVLFDSGAG; encoded by the exons ATGTCCCGTCTGGTTCCTTActtagtcacccctgaacctaaatACATAGCGCGTTTtattggaggcctagcaccagagatcaAAGGAAATGTCAAAGCATCCAGGCCTACCACATATAGGTCCGTGGTGGACTTATCCTTATCCCTCACATTAGATGCTATCAGGAATAAGTCTGTTAAGACTTCTGATAAGGGAAAAAGGAAAAGGGAAGAGGAAAGTTCCCATCATTCAGACAAGAAGAAAAAGGGGAATTCTGAGCACAAGAAAGGTACCGAGTTCAAGAAAAACTCGAGTCAGTCTGACAACATGCCTAAGTGCAGAAACTGCAGAAAGCGTCATTCTGGGAAGTGTACAATGGACCCACATGCTAAACTTTGTGGGATTCGCAAGACGAAGGGTCACAAGATGTTAGAATGCAAGGATTTGAAAAACAAGACTTGTTACAGctgtaacgagaaagggcacatcgaAACCAATTGCCCAAAATTTgcaaagaagcctgaagaggctaaAAAGACGAACGCACGAGTCTTTCAGATGAACGCCCAGGAAGCGGTACAGAATGATAATGTGATAACAGGTACTTTCCTCATCAATGATGTTTAtgctagagttttgtttgattctgGCGCAG gttaa